One Mycteria americana isolate JAX WOST 10 ecotype Jacksonville Zoo and Gardens chromosome 7, USCA_MyAme_1.0, whole genome shotgun sequence genomic window, GCAGATCTAAATCTATTTAATTACACTAATTTTAGGTATTAGTCCCAAAACCAGCAGGTATAaccttcagacagaaaaaaatgcttggcAGTGAACTTTTACATGAAATTTCAGAATATCAGATACAAGTTACTACACAGATCTTCACCCACAACTGAAACATAAGTGAATACTCATACAAAGCCACAGCATTATGAGATGGAAATTAGAATGCATACAGCTTAAGTTGTGATGCAAGGAAATTCAGTAGTCAAAACATAGTTGTGTGAGCAGCCAGAAGAACAAATATAAACACTTCTTGAGGGACAAAAAGGTGGAATGGCACTTGCtctttaataaactgaaattatCTGAATATCACATCCCAGCATCGCAGCCAAGGGATATCACCTATGGGAGCGCTGCCAGCGAGCAAACAAGCAGCGCTCAACACTGCTGCAGGTTTCTGCAGGAAGACTCTTACCTAAACACTAAGCTCACGGTGCCATACAACAAAGGGGTAAAATACCACAGACATTCACCTTGCTGTGGGGTAAGTCGTTACTTCCGAAGGCTACAGAAgtcttttcagattttatttaaaaaagcaacacgGTGTCTGAACAGACACCCATGGAACATGCTTCGCACtcagtatttgaaataaaagtggGGAAACAATTGAGGGTCAGATGCGCTGAACACCACACACAGGTGTAGCCTGAGGAAGCAGTAAATGAAGGGGGAAACAGCTCACAAGGCGGAATAATTTGCCTTTAGCAGAGAAGGCAAAGAGACCCTTAGGTGGGCGTTTAGGACCAATTCAGCAGACAGCTAGGACACACGAGGGAGCAGGTTCTCGACAGCCAGCTGCTGTCAAACACAGTGGAGCTTCCAGGCCGCATCAAGCCCCACTCACCTGGTATTTGGGCGCGTTATTGCACTGGGGGAAACTGCCGTTCACCTCTCCGTTATGCAGCAAGTTATTGTCCACCAGGTTCCAGCCCCAACTCTGGTCGTCGCTCCCCAGCAGGGCCACATAACCCTGGCACTGCATGGCCGCCCGCTTCGTGGCGATGCCGATGACGGCTACGGTGCCCAGAGGGCCCTCCCACCACACCTCCCAGGCGTGGCGGCCCTCGCTGAAGCCGATCTTGGTCCGCGCCCCGTCCGTGCTCTGGGCAATGGGGTTGCGGTGCAGCGTGAAGCCGTTCTTCTTGATGTAGACGTTCCGCGAGCAGTCGTTGGTGCTGAAAGCGTGGTGGAAGGCACGGACCTAGGAGAGAAGGAGGGCGGGGGGAGATAAAATCCTGTCGTGTTTTTCAGCCCCCTTGGTTTCCAGTGGCGGGTGGGCCGAGCGGCTACGGGGGTGTCCCCGGGCGCCTGGGGGGTTGCTGAGAAGGTGGGAAGGGGTGTCCCCgacgggctgggggggggggatcccggGCTCACCTTGCCCTTGTAGGTGGGCACGTTGCAGAGGATGTCGGTGCGCAGGGCCTCCTCCGCCAGGCAGCGGGCCGCCAAGCTGCGCCACACCTCGCTGTTCTCGTCGCCGTGCAGGACGCGGTGCCACAGCTTACAGACCAGCGCGCAGCTCCTCAGCTCCCGCAGCTCCAGGTAggagaaaaccagctccagcaCCCGCCCCGGCAACCGCCAGCccggccctcccgccgccgccgcccccccgctgccgccgccggggccaGCCGCCAtggcctccctccccctccccgagcGCCCCGCGGGCGACGGGCCGGGAcgcgggggccgcgctgcccctgCCCTCGCCGGCGACAGCGGTGGCGGCGGGCCCCGGGCCGAGCACGGTCTCTGCCCGCCCGCCCAAGGCCCTCACGGCGAGGGGGCGCACGCGCCCGGCGCCGCCATCACAGCCGCGGgcagcccgccccgcccgccgcgcatgcgcggcggaggggggggcggtGCGCGGGAGCGGCAGGAGGATGTGAGGTGAGGCGGCGCGCGCGGCGCTgagggcccggcgggggcggggcgcgctcGGCTTCATCCCCCTCACGGCTGCCGCGGGCCgcagggggggggggtgtggggtgtggggtgtggggtTTCCCCGCCCTGGGGCAGCCGTCAGAGCTGCGTCATCTCCCCTGAAGAGCTGGCTTCCCCGGTGCTGGGGCGGCTGTCTTCCTAAAAGCTGGGAGTCGGGCCTAGCGGTGCGAGGGTCTGCGGGGCGGGAGAGGGCAGCCGGGAAAAAGTTACCTCAGTTCCCGGAGTGCGGGCGAGCGGCTGGCGGCGAATTTGCGACCCGAGTTGCGGGTAAGGTATCCGGCgctttctgtaattttatttagtCAACAAGACTGAATTTTTCCGGGTGGATTGAATGAATTCTAGCTGCTCTTTAGGCCAGGCTCAACGAAAATCACATGCAAAACATAACATggtaaaaaccacacacacacacacacaaaaaaaaagcaccaaaaaacccTCTTTATTGCCGAATAATGCAATAAAATCATAGATGTTAAGGGAGTGCTGTGGTTGCCAAAGCTGGTGCCAGGATAGCCGTAGCTCTGTCCCACAAACCCCGTGTTGCCATCTGTGCCCCAACCCTGGTATTAGCTCTCCTTTTCCCCCACAGCATGCTAGTCTCTCCAGAACTTGTTACGCTTTtgtgttgcttgtttttttcccccacttcctTTTCTGCTGATTTGGTCCCCTAAACAGACCTGTTgcacaggctgctgtgggcagtCGTGCCAAGCAAAGGGCCAGGAGCACGGTAAGCTGGATGGGTGTGCTTTGAGGCCTAATT contains:
- the FBXO45 gene encoding F-box/SPRY domain-containing protein 1; this translates as MAAGPGGGSGGAAAAGGPGWRLPGRVLELVFSYLELRELRSCALVCKLWHRVLHGDENSEVWRSLAARCLAEEALRTDILCNVPTYKGKVRAFHHAFSTNDCSRNVYIKKNGFTLHRNPIAQSTDGARTKIGFSEGRHAWEVWWEGPLGTVAVIGIATKRAAMQCQGYVALLGSDDQSWGWNLVDNNLLHNGEVNGSFPQCNNAPKYQIGERIRVILDMEDKTLAFERGYEFLGVAFRGLPKVCLYPAVSAVYGNTEVTLVYLGKPLDG